In the Salvia splendens isolate huo1 chromosome 16, SspV2, whole genome shotgun sequence genome, AATGAATGTTCTCTATCCATTACCTTTTTTTACTCATGAAATTTGAAACCATGATTTGGGTTTGTTTAGTATAGAATTAAAGATAGATACATTTACTCAAAATTCCAAAATGAAATTGGTTTTTATCTTTGAGTATTATTAAAGCTAATTCCATACTCCCCTTTTAGTTTTAGTGTACTTTGAAGATGGTTTTAGCTTAAATGACAAAGGTGACTAGGCATTTTaattagtaataaaaataagtaaTCTAGAAATTAATTTTAAACCCTAAATAAGTATAGTGCTCATTTTGAAACCAATTAAAGTTGAGTATccaatttatgaaattaatccTATTACACCAAATCAAGTTTAGTATACAaacatatttattaaatttatccTATTACACCAAATACAACTAATACAGAAATCTAGCAAGTATAATTGATACTCCTACAAAAACACACAAAGTAGAGTAAAGTAGATTAAAAAGAATTAATGAAGTGGATATGGATTGAACTCAAGTGACTCCCTCCAAATGAGCTCCTTCACATTTTCTTCAGTGATTGATGGCTGCTCAAAATCACAACTAAAAGGCATGGAGCAAACAGGCTCTGCATTTATCTCATGAAAAACTGACAAGTATGGATGGCACAAAGCCTCATCAACTGCACCATTCAACACTTTCAAGTTACAAACCAAACAATCCACACCAGAATCATCAATCAAACAAGGCCCAAACACACAACAAATATCCCAAAACTTTAGCACAGGACTGACCTGTTATACGCTGGTCCGGGTCGAACACGAGCATCTTTTCCAGCAGATCCAGAGCCAGAGGAGACATGTTGGGAAACACAGCTGGAAAATGCTGTTTTGGAAACACAGGAAGCTGACTCAAATACCTTCTCGCACTCTCGCTCCGTAGAAACCTGAGGCTCGAATCATCGGGCGTTCCCAACAGCTGCTCAAAGCACACAACAAAAAACAAAGCATAAGTCAAAGTGTTTGGATTTTTGGCAAGCCAGCTCTCAGCCTACAAACCTTGGTGATAAGAAGAAGCTGGTGGAGATAGTTTCCGCCAGGGAAGAGGGGCACTCTGGTCAAGATCTCAGCAAGAATGCAGCCAACTGACCACACATCAACAGCAGCAGTGTACTTGGAGCAGTTGAGGAGCAGCTCGGGCGCCCTGTACCAACGAGTCACAACGTATTCTGTCATGAAGTTGGCATCCGAGGTGGTCCTAGCCAGGCCAAAATCCCCTATCTTGAGGTCGCAGTCTGCGTTCAGGAACAGATTGCTTGGCTTCAGATCACGATGCAGCACGTTCGCTGAGTGCACGTATTTCAGCCCTCTCAACAGCTGATACATGAAATACTACAAAACAGAGAAACAAACAAGCATTCACACACTACCAAGCAAACTTCACAAATCATAAATCAGATACAAATATGAAGATATTCCATGACATTTTGATACAAGTAAATACTACAAGGAAAACTAACTACTAATTAAAATGCAAAGAGAATAATATTGAATTGAGGCAAAACCTGGCAATGTTCATCGGTCAAAGGATTATCAGATGCAATGATCTTGTGCAAGTCAGTGTCCATCAATTCATACACTATGTACACATCGTTGAACGCCTCCTTCCGTGGCGGCCTTATGATGTCCTTGATACAAATAATCTGCAAAAAAAAATCTATCATAATAAAATTCAAAGCTACCAAAAAATGGCACtagtaaaagaaagaaggatTACATTAGGATGATCCATGTGGCGTAGGATCTTGATCTCTCGCAGAGTCCTTTTCGCATCGATTCTGTTGTCAAACGCGTTCCCAATCTTCTTGATCGCCACCTCCTCGTTAGTCTCCGTGTCCAGAGCAGAACTACACAAGCAAAAATTAGTGTATGTATCCAAAGGtataaaaagagagagagagagagggagaagagagcAACCAGACGAGGCCAGAGGCGCCGCGGCCAATAGGGCGAAGCGGGTGAGCGTATTTAGGGGAGACCTGAAACAAGCTGCCTATGAGGTTGTAGGTCACTTGATCGGCTGCACCCTCCATTGgtgaagaagaaaaacaaaagcAGAATATGGGACAAAGGCTGCTGCTGCTAGCTTCTTCAATTAAGTAGGAATTTGGAATGGATTTCTGGGAAAGTGGGAGACTTCCAACTTTGATTGGAGAGTAGGGTACACGGTGGAAATTGAAATTGGGTTTGATGTTCGTGGCGAAGACTTGCAGTTGACTTTGtgggtgggtcgatacgagatatcgtatcgaaaacgttgtatcgtatatcgtatcgaaaatatcgatatgaaagaatttcatatcgttatcgtatcgaaagtttcgatatatcgaactttcgatatggataatatcaatatcgttatcgtatcgatatatcgtaccgaaattcgatatatcgatatatcgaatttcggtacgatatatcgaaatatcgatatcgtatcgaatacctgtatatcgaaaattataattttaaaacttaaaattcacacaaaaattaataaaacttcaacacaatAAAATTTATAGTGTTCTTATCtctataatcaaaatacaacacaaccaagtacaattaaatggatttatatatatttataattttaaattctaatatgtattgaatttcaatatgtttcgatatatatcgtatattcgatataaaacgatatatcgaaaatatcgatatatatcatatattcgatataaaacgatatatcgcgatataaggaaatttatatcgttatcgtatcgaaaattacgatatatcgaaaattcgataatttttcgatatttttcaatgcgatacgagcgatatatcattttttcgatatttttccccagcccttgTTGACTTGgatttttttggttttatttttttccttcccAAATAAGGATGCTTGAAATTTGAAAGCGATGTGTAGTTACTTTCAAATGTTTGGGCTTCGGCTTTTATTTAAATGCTTGGGCTGGGCTTCAAGTAAAGATAAActgaaattgattttttaagATATAGTAGTAATTAACATTTGacacaaaaaatgaaatttgcacaaattttatttaaaattcatgtagttattacaaaaataagcaaaaatGGGGGGTATTTAGAAGCCTAATTAACCTTtgttaaaagaaattaaaattttagaaattatttggAAATTGTGTAGTTATTAGCAAAATGTAAAATTTAGAAGCTTGCTTTTAAACTAACAGGGCTAGGTTTCATGAATCGACTATATATtatggccatgtttggttgacgggaaagtaaagttggcaaggaaaatgattattgggaaaatgaatcccgggaatatgatttctaataactttactttcccgtgtttggaaaatatcaagatttgaaagtatatatttgatttaaacactaaactaaaaatatacttatcattttttatttataaaaaataataatacatattatttaataaattattaattacaaatgataataattatattattttatttattattacgatggatagtttaaatatggattatacatcataatatataataatataataataaataagattataataattattattattattatcatcattatatttacttaatttttaattgaataaattttataatttaaaatttcactacaattttattgttaattactaatttataaattaataattattatattattatataattataataatatttaataatttaataaattattattattatgataataaaaataaaaataaatattaataatatagttataattatgataatttgaattatagttatttattatcctgaaattaagtatggtttatacttttaaattatttttaaaatattgtaataaataatgatgatgatgatgatgatgataataactgtactatattgcattaaatatgtaagaatcctaaaactagGAAAataatacctaagaaaagttaggaatcagaatcctggaaagttgtactaactttccttgtttcagaattttgattacttttccaatttgattaaaaacggaaacaaacacaggaatttaaaatttaaggaatcggATTACTTTCCCAAACAGAATCATGGCTAAtataatataaagaaaaaaattgtgaCATTGGAAGCTAACACTGAAaccaggattttgattactttcccaatttgattaaaaacggaaacaaacacaggaatttaaaatttaaggaatcagattacttccCAAACAGAATCATGGCTAAtataatataaagaaaaaaaatgtgacatTGGAAGCTAACTGAAACctatcagagccaggtttcaATCCTGGGACCTGTGGGTTATAGGCCCACCACGCTTCCGCTGCGCCACTCTGATTTGATGTTTTCCTATCTTGTTTAAGTATATCTATTCTTAGATCATAACTTTTGCAATATTGTAGAGTTGTTATTTAAGTTGTCCGATATATACATTAATAGCAGCATCTCCTGCACTACATTGCTATTCGCAAAATTAGATTATAAATAATGTTGATTatattttcttgattaattatgtgaaattgaCCGAATATTCTTTCTTTTTCGTATGATTAGTTATTTGAAAAAATTTAGAAGTTATTTCTGGGTAAAAGGTGAGAAAAAAAAGtcagtaatattttttattggtTTTACACTTacctaataatttaatattacgTGCTTAACCTTTTGTGGTAAAGGGAAACTGTAATTCTCCAATATGGCAATTGTGCGGTAATTCAATTTGATTTCTTTTAACTCTCATGCACGCCTATTATACACGGGAGGGTTTCAATTTTTCTTCTCCTTATGTAATCTTTTGAATTATCTACACATTATTTGGTATATACACATATTATCAATTGAATTTGCTTTTTTCTTATAAACTTTATACTATGAATAAGTTTATTAACGCATATCTTACACTATCTAAATCAATTCAGGTGATCTAACCCCTATTAATTGCATAAAATGTACTTAAAGTTTAAGATCATGTAGCTTGTgtaccaaataaaataaaaataatatctaGCGCCGgtgcattattttttaaatattgaaaGCATTATGCtaaacaataaatatttttaatcatgCATCCTCATTCTTCTCCAATTTAAAGTCTCCTTTACACAAAGAAAATCAGAAAACTATTCAGTTAAGTACATTGTGCAATACATATATGCcacccctcctccctctctccccaCCATCACATAAACAGGTTAAAAATCCGTCCAAAAAATcagaaataaacaaataaaattaaccAGAAGAGGACATTAAAATCAAATCACTCCCATGCACGGCTGGATTAACTCAAGTCAAAGCGGCGAAGGAAAAGAGGAAGAAATGATCGTATTCATGTTCCCGGTGGGCGGAATAATTATCTCCTCCCCGCCCATCTGCCCTCCCACCTGATCCCAAAAGAAATAGTTAGGGCACTGCTGTGCATCAACCACCCATTCATTCATCTCATGATTTCTCTGCATGCAGTCGTTAATCTGGCCACATGAGTTTTGCGCCTCGATGGGGTCTATTAATGGCGGCATGGCTGTAAACTGAGCTATTTCTGGCGTGGGCTGCAGTTGCCATGGTGTCTCTGAGCTCAATGCGGCGGTTTCTTGGAAGATGGGAGGTTCTAGTGAATGGTTTATCTCGAACATGAATGAGGAAGTGAGGAGAGGTGATAGGGTTACGTGTGATTTTGTGGAGTAGTGATCTTGGTTGAAGAAGTCTAGGTTTTGTTGGGCTTGTGTGAGTGTGAATGTGAACTGAGGGTTTTGGGCCTCGGATTTATGTGTAATTGTTGTTGGTGGTGACgttgaagaggaagaagatgaggaGGATTTTCGGATTTTCTTCTTGATCCATGAGTTCCAGTAGTTTTTGATCTCGTTGTCTGTTCTTCCAGGCAAATGGCTAGCTATGTGTGCCCATCTGCAAGAGGCCATATAGTACTTTTTCTAAGAGAAGTCATACAAGTTTTTACCATTGGATAAAATGGGGAGTGCTTTTGAAGCTTCAATATGACatgaaaagagaaagaaaatattcaACTTAACAAATGTGGCTTTTGTTTCGCAATAATTAACGTCAGATTTAACGCTGTTGAAACGTATCATTCTTCTTATATTATTGAGAAGGTTCCCATAAACAAACGCTTGATATTGGCTTCTTAACTTCCTCCAAAATGCAAGTGATAGCTACGTATGTAGGAGTATAATTATAAAATCCgtaaaaaaaagtataaatatatgtatatgagaatattcaaataaaatattcccAGATGAGAATGTGATAATCGTTCGCAATTTCTATgaataaaaatgtcattttagtttataaaattttatccCTAGATAAATTATCTACCCTACTGAACAAGTATACGTACTTACCTGTTGCCTACAGCTCCATGGAGGCTGATAATGAGCTTCTCCTCCTCAGGCGTAAACCTCCCTCTTCTAATATCCGGTCTCAAGTAGTTTATCCATCTCAGACGACAACTCTTCCCGCATCTCTGAAGCCCTAatcacaacaacaacaacaatatgAAACCCTAATTAACAAGGATATGCACCGAACAACACGACACGAAAGCAGGAGACAAGATAACCTGCTTTCTCGGGGACCTCACTCCAGCAGCCGTAGCCATGAGTGGTGATGTACCGAATGAGCTTCTCGTCCTCCTCCGGTGACCACAGCCCCCTCTTCACCTTCTGCTGGTTGCAGCAAGAGTGATGCCCCATTAATATATTTGTAATTTAGTGGGAGTTGATGAATGGGGTTTGTAATTGTGAGTAAAGAAGAATGTGGTGGAGTTGTGGTGGCTATAAACATATATATGTTGGGACAGATATAGGATCCGACAGCAGCATAGGAGTGGGGCCGAATTGGTCCCATAATTGTTCCCATCTAACCGTGAAATGACGTTTGATCAACTCTCTTTCTGCAGTATTATTACAAGGGTTTGTACGTACACATATAtatgtagtagtataattcACCTAACAAACATAATTAATCAACTGTTGTTGCCGGTTACACTCCATTGCCTTTTCAaattcttgtttgatttttccttctttttctcaGTGGAAGTCGGTATCTCATGAATTCAATAAAGATGACTTTCCTGATTCTTATGATATATGCTTTTAATATTTTCGTTTCTAACTTAGTACTATTTCTTGAAAGACACCTGAACGATAAAACAAAAATTCTGCATAAAACATGCAATGAGTTTTAGGGTTAAAACTTAAAACCCCATAGTTTCTTTCACAACGAATGAAAGAAGAAGATGTATAGTTTCTTTTAAGGGCATCTCCAAGGCTACATCTATTTTACAGTAGTCTAATTGTATTTATTTAATAGCTGAATTTGCATTTTATCTCCACCACCTGATCTATTGACAGCAGGAAATAAAtcttctatattattatttttttgttgaagaaATACAGGGAAACCTAAGAGTGTCAAATATGGTGAAACCTGAGTAAAATGTGTACAATACAAAATTGTGTTATCGAATTTTACTCATATGGCCAGCTAATTATTCATTTAATAGTATTTGAGCTGGATTTATGATTTATTGTGTGCAATTAATGAGATTACAATCGATCAGTTCTGGCAAATATGGCCAGGACGATTACCTTGAGGGTGTCTTGCTCAAATGAAGGAAGAAATATAACATGCTTACACAGTGAGAAAGAGATGGGTGCTTTTTGGATCAAATCATGAAAAAatttgtagtagtatttttaatgaaatgatTATTACATAAATACAATTGGATCTCATCTGGTTGGTACTAAATGACTAGAATCATGACAAAAAGATTTCGAATTTTAGTCCTAACGATCATTACATAAATAAGTtggtatatagaaaatatatagGAGATGGATCATTACAAAACTATCTAACAATGAGAACTTTGAGAATTATCGATCAGTTGGTAGTACAAGTTTTGTGCTGACAAATGATATAGTTTGTGCAACCAATTAATATGTTTAGTGTTTCCAGCTGATAGTTCTCAACTGAACCACtccatatttatataattttacatCTCTAATTgttaagattgagtttttatacttttattcaattaattcaTGTTAATCCCTTCAATTATTTTGACATTATATCAAATTGATCCAAAAGTATAAATTTGCTTGTATGCATGCTATATATAAGGATTGAAAATGGTTATTTGTTCTTTAAATATAGATTATCATTCTAACATCTCCCTAATTGTGGGTGTTAGTACATTAATTACTTGTTTCATGCTTAACTTATACCTTTCATATGCactataatagtagtagtaacaaAAAATCCAAATATGTAAGCAAAAACGTGTTTCATGCAATTCATACGTAGACGAACATACATATCATACATGCGTACatagaagaagagagagagggggagatgAAAGAGACTTGGAATTGATGGCAATCATCCACCATACTGATTTTGAAAACTGTGGGAGTTTTGCAGAAGCTGAATTTGGAAGTAAAAGCCGAAATGATTCTGTAAAAGGACGCTGTGGGGATGAAGGAatgaaagaaaaggagaaatgaTGAAGCTTAGCTTTAAGGGGCGGCAAATGCTATTACAGCAAACTATTATAGGGGGCCCCACTCCATATATGTATTAAGAAATTCATTTAGCGTTTAATGGAATAGGGACTTGGCCTCTTAAAGTAATGTTTGGTTAACCTAATAACTCATTGATAGAAGGTTCCACCTTAAGctcttttaattattataaatgtgGTCCTCCCCTCTTTCAACTCATGATTTTTACATATTTGGTCAATAACTATGGCCCCCATCATCCATCATTACCCCCATTTTTATTTCCCTTCATTCTATATGATTTTGATGTTTCTAGCTAAATAGTTTGTTTTCTACCATCTCCTTGTATTTTTCAATGatgatattttcatttttcagaaataaaaagaaagtatTGTGTCAGTTGTTGTGGTGAGTGTGGACTTGGATACCAACACCATTTAATAAATCTTGACAAGTTAGACAAAATGGTGGTACAagtttcttttgaaaaaaaaagtaatggtATAGTTTGATAAGTGTGTAAAAGTTCAACTTCTTTTAATGTGATGTAAGTTAAAAGTAAGCAATTTTAGGGAGTCAATATTGGGGAAGGATCTAGAAAATAGGTTAAATTGGGGAGGTACCACTCTAACTAATTGAACACAACATGCACTTACCCTTGATTTCGCATATGCGACATTTATTGTACCGGCCACTACTTCATTTGATATAATACTATagtaattaaaaaatgatttacatATTGTACTAGAAGAGCATACGCGGACAAACTTGATTCTTTACTAGATTATAAACCATCTTGGTTTCATTCCTAATTTGTTATGCTTTCATGTGaaatttcctattttattttgtcaGTATCTTGTACTCCACTATATAtgtattatagtattattttgaatacccattttttattattaaagtatACATATAATAAATGACCAAATTGACGAAAatactcttcttcttcctcttctatttttttctaaattaaacTTCATGAAAATTGCAGACACCGTCATGCACAAGCTCACGGCAGAGGTGCAACAATAGTCGTGcaatttgttggaaatattgcaaCCTTTTCTAAATTAAACTTCATGAAAATTGCAGACACCGTCATGCACAAGCTCACGGCAGAGGTGCAACAATAGTCGTGcaatttgttggaaatattgcagcctttacacgggcaacccttgctattacaaagaacacaaaaactggaaggtaaatgaaacaaagtaaatacaataaaaggaacaagatgcaaactatattcttcttcaagtcgagtcgaggtgaccctctctccgcaagacgaaatacgcctcggctagtgctcacggattggcgtaatgtccccaaagatgaaacgactttcctcctatcgagttgaagcacatcaaactcgtaggctccggcgaacttgaattggaggcgagaaccgagcaatgcgatgctcctaagatgcgaactagaatgcttgagctagagagaagagagaatgattgttGGTTGTGTGTTCTCATCTCCCAAAACTCAatctatttataggatatgtGAGCCTACATGAAGAGTCATGGCAATAAGGCATCACATAATGCATTTGGAGAAGaaaggccaaaggcctagccttttcaaattttacacgttttcaacaatcccccacattggttagatcgctgcaagctcaaaccaacaccagacacaaatgcatgtatgcagactctttgctcagttctcaggaaacgatactgtatttggagaggtaacttgtggttttgaaccttccataatcaacactatcggacataccggcggactagtggacgcgatgccttgaactattcctccttagtgtatgcctagtcaatagcatcaacacaatattgtctctactccatcagttctcacgtttgtgtccgtttcggccgtggaacacctctttggaattcataagtgactcacacacacgaagcggcctcacttctcacttatataggtgattctttcatgagtatcctgccatactgcatctccttgagatttcaagaatcattaaaagtcaaaagacttaacctcttaccacgtgcaAGTTataacactcaatgctttctaaagaatgggcgaagattaaaatcttctgagtgctacagctagatttgtatagctttgttttcccattgaaccaatcccatgagatctccaatcgtatggttgggttaccactatactcatcttttaaaatgtggttttcagtcccattccttttagcaatttatgcatttgatcacggtttaaactttttgttaacggatccgctaagttatccactgactttacatagtcaactgagataatgccacttgtgatcaactgccttacggtattatgtcgccgacgaatatgtcgagacttaccattataaaagccactttgtgctctacctatagctgctttgctatcacagtgtatcaatattgcgggcactggcttcttccaacatggaatacattctaagaaatttctgagccactcggcttcttcccctgctttatccaaagctataaactcagattccatggtggaacgggcaatacacgtctgtttcgttgattttcACGAAACAACACCACCCCCCACAATGAACACATACTcacttgtcgaaaatgagtcttttgaatcagagatccaatttgcatcacaatacccttcaagtacttgggggtatcttgtgtaatgcaacccaaagttaatagtatacttcaagtatctcaaaactctacacagagctttccaataTTCTTTACTCGGGTtactcgtaaatcggctcaacttgtttacaggacaaacaagatcaggtcgagtacagtttgtgataaacatcaaacttcctatgacctttgcatactcttcttgagcaacagaatcactcatattcttgctcagatggacattgagctccaaaggagtctttgctggcttacaatcaaacgagttgaatttcttaagcattttctcaacataatgagattgcgttaaggcaattccctcattagtcctcaatattttgattccgagaatcacatcagctagacccatatctttcatatcgaaattttttttcaacatgttttttgtctcgttaataatggcactatcgctgcccattatcaacatatcatcaacatacagacacacagtaacaaacccgttatctgtgttcttaatgtaaacacacttatcacactcattgatagtgaatccatttgccaacatcacgttgtcaaatttcaaatgccattgtaatggtgcttgcttcaacccatataatgactttaccagtttgcatactttacgctcttgcccaagcacaacaaacccttcgggttgttccatatatatttcttcttccagatcaccattcagaaacgcagttttcacatccatttggtgaatctcaagattgtgcaaagcagcaatcactagaagcacccgaatggaagtgattctcgtaacaggtgaataggtataaaaaaagtcatacccttctttctgcttaaagccttggaccactaggcgagctttgtacttatctatagtactatcgggcttatatttccttttcagaatccacttgcaccctaaaggcttacagccttcaggcaagtctactaacacccaagtgttatttctcatgatggattcaatttcactgttgatagcttcttgccaccacgccgcgtctgggccagacagagcttccgccaatgactttggttcgtcatccaacataaaagttatgaagtcgggaccaattgttttagcaactttaactcttttaccacgtcttggttcaacatcctcaggacttgacctcgtcctttttggaggattagaactagtggattcatccatcattctttcactagaacgatcatcttgcctcttgcaagggtaaacattctcaaagaatatagcattccttgactcaatcgttgttccttcagccacgccaggcacagctgacctatggactaggaaacgataggcactactattaagtgcatggccaataaagatgcaatcgactgttttagggcatattgcaacttgtttcgaaggtggcacttctaccttcgctaaacacccccacactttgaggtatgaatatgaaggtttcttccctttccacaactcataaggagtcacatccctattttttagttgAATTTTATTCAgtatatgattcgctgttaatacagcctccccccacatgttctgggataaaccaaaattaatcaacaaagcattcatcatctctttaagtgttctattttttctttcagcaactccatttgactggggagaatatggagccgttgtttggtgaattataccacttgcatgacataattctgcaaacggggcaacatactcaccacctctatcacttcgaacacacttaattcgacaattaagttgattttcggcttcatttttgaagtctttaaacgcttcaagtgtctcatctttacttcttaataagtaaaggtaacaataccttgtgcaatcatctaatgaagtactttttaccacctctagtttgcacaaattttaaatcacatacgtctgtatagattaactctagaggttttatgccataaatcagagcactcaagca is a window encoding:
- the LOC121770580 gene encoding mitogen-activated protein kinase homolog MMK2-like; this translates as MEGAADQVTYNLIGSLFQVSPKYAHPLRPIGRGASGLVCSALDTETNEEVAIKKIGNAFDNRIDAKRTLREIKILRHMDHPNIICIKDIIRPPRKEAFNDVYIVYELMDTDLHKIIASDNPLTDEHCQYFMYQLLRGLKYVHSANVLHRDLKPSNLFLNADCDLKIGDFGLARTTSDANFMTEYVVTRWYRAPELLLNCSKYTAAVDVWSVGCILAEILTRVPLFPGGNYLHQLLLITKLLGTPDDSSLRFLRSESARRYLSQLPVFPKQHFPAVFPNMSPLALDLLEKMLVFDPDQRITVDEALCHPYLSVFHEINAEPVCSMPFSCDFEQPSITEENVKELIWRESLEFNPYPLH
- the LOC121770581 gene encoding transcription factor MYB61-like, whose translation is MGHHSCCNQQKVKRGLWSPEEDEKLIRYITTHGYGCWSEVPEKAGLQRCGKSCRLRWINYLRPDIRRGRFTPEEEKLIISLHGAVGNRWAHIASHLPGRTDNEIKNYWNSWIKKKIRKSSSSSSSSTSPPTTITHKSEAQNPQFTFTLTQAQQNLDFFNQDHYSTKSHVTLSPLLTSSFMFEINHSLEPPIFQETAALSSETPWQLQPTPEIAQFTAMPPLIDPIEAQNSCGQINDCMQRNHEMNEWVVDAQQCPNYFFWDQVGGQMGGEEIIIPPTGNMNTIISSSFPSPL